The following is a genomic window from Chloroflexota bacterium.
TAAATGGCACGACTGGCCTTGGTCAGGCGCACTCCGTCGATGATGCTGGCGTGGTTGAGCGCGTCGCTGATAATAAGATCGGTTTTGCCGATCAGCGCTGGGATCGTGCCTATGTTGGCAGAAAAACCACTCTGGAATGTGATGGCAGCCTGGGCACCTTTGAACTCGGCCAGCTTGCGCTCAAGGTCCTCATGCAGGGTCATCGTACCTGCAATGGTGCGGACTGCCGCCGGTCCGACACCGTAGGCGCCAATGGCCTCCCGGGCGGCCTGTATAATTCGGGGATGGTTTGCCAGACCCAGATAGTTGTTTGAGCAGAAGTTCAGCACCTCTTTGCCGTCCACAACCAGCCAGGCGCCCTGAGGGGAATCCAACGTGCGAATGTGGGTATACCGGCCACTCTCCTCCAGGTTTGTCAGTTCCGCATCGAGCCAGGCAAGATTATCGTTTGCTGTCGTCATTGCTACTTTCCTCCTGATTCAGGAACATCACCACCTTGCCGCTGGCACCGCTGCCCATGACGGTGATGGCGTCTTCCCACTGCTCCAGGGTAAACCGGTGGGTTACCAGCGGGCCAAGATCGACGGCGTTGGCGTCGATCAAGCCACTCATGCGAAACCAGGTGTCCCACAGCTTTCGACCGGTGATGCCGTATACGGTGGCGCCCTTGAAGATAATGTGATTGTTGATGTCGAAGCCGATGGGAGCTGCGGTGAGGCCCAGCAGCGCTGCTTCACCGCCATCCCGAAGCACGGTAAATCCCTGGTCGATGGCCGACGAAGCACCACTCATTTCCAGGAGAACGTCGACTCCTTCTCCAGCGGTATCATCCAGAATAAATTCGACCACATCGACCTCCGCGACGTTGAGGGTGTGGGTGGCACCCATCTGGCGGGCCAATCGTAGCCGGTAGGGGCTGATGTCGGTGGCGTAAACGGCCCGGGCGCCCGCGGCTTTGGCAACGGCAACGGTCATCAGGCCCACGGGGCCGCAACCGGTGATGAGAACCTTTCTGGCGGTCAGGTCGGTGGCGAAAGCAGTATGGACCGCGTTGCCGAAATTCTCCAGCATGCACGCGATTTCCGGAGGCATGTCGGGGGGATTGGGCCAGAGGTTATATTCGGGCATGACAATATACTCAGCCCAACAGCCATCGCGGTCGACGCCGATGATCTGGTGGTTCTGGCAGATGTGTCCATTGCCGGTACGGCATTGCGGACAATGGCCGCAGATGATATGGCTTTCGGCCGAGATGAAATCGCCTTCCTTGACCTCATGAACGTCGCGCCCTGTGGCAACTACGGTGCCACAGAACTCATGGCCGACAACCAGTGGCGGGCGGATCCGTTTGCGTGCCCAAGGATCCCACTTGTAGATGTGCAGGTCGGTACCACAGATCGAGGCTGCCTGGACCTTGATCAGCGCATCGGTGGGTCCAATCTCGGGAATCGGCACCTCAGCTAAACGCATGCCGGGGGCTTGTTCAGGTTTGATCACAGCTTTCATCGTCTTCGACATAGCGATCACTCCGGTTTGACGTGGTAGGCCGACTGGGTCTGTCTGGGGTAAAGTTCAGGAACCGTGAGGTCGACCAACTCCGGCGACACTGGCGGCCAGTCTCCTGCTCCTCATGCTATAGTATAGCCGCTAATGGGTCTTTCGCAAAGGTCGAGATTGGACACACCTCCTTGCCGGACGGTGGCGAAGATGATACAATAATCGGGCAATCGAAAGATGCAACTCAACCGTCTGTTGACGAAAGTTGTTTTCAGCATTCGTCGTTCATCCAACAGGAGAATCGGCCCTATTCCATGGTAGCGAACATGCCCCCACCGCAGCGAATTGTAGTCATCGGATATCGAGGCCAGCTGGGCCGTGCGCTGACGGCAGCCCTTTCCGACCGTCAACTGCTGGCGCTGGACTATCCCGAAATCGACATGACTCAACCCGGGATCATCGAGCAGGTCTGCGATCACAGGCCCGAGGTGGTGATCAACGCTGCTGCCTGGACCGACGTCGACAGTGCTGAGGAGAGGCCCGACGCTTGCTATGCAGTCAACGTTACAGGTGTGCAGAATCTGGCATTGGCGTGCCAACGGAGCGGGGCTGCCCTGCTGCACGTCAGCACGAACGAGGTATTTCCGGGAGAATCAGGTCGTTTCTACCGGGAATGGGACAGGCCCGGAGCGGTCAGTGGCAGCTATTCACGTAGCAAGGAAGCCGCCGAAGCTGTGGTGCGCAATCTTCTTCCGGGGCGCTTCTATATTACACGCACCGCATGGCTCTACAACAACGGTGGCAACAACTTCATCACGAAGATACAGGCGGCCGCCGACAAACATGGCGCGCTGCGAGTGGTGGCCGACGAGTTTGGCAGCCCCACCTACGCTGTGGACCTGGCGGAAGCCATCGTTCAATTGATCGATTCCGGGCACTACGGAATCTACCATCTCATCAACAGCGGCTACTGCTCACGCTATCAGTGGGCTGTCGAGTTGCTGGGCCAATCGGGCCGTTCCGATGTGCCGGTAACACCCATTTCATCGGGTGAGTGGCCCCGGCGAACTGTGCCGCCGCCTCACGCAATCATACTCAACAGCATTGGTCCAGCCCTGGGAATCACGCTGCGTCCCTGGGAGAAGGCTCTGGCGGCCTATTTCGAGCGCGAAGCCAACGGGACGGGTGGCTGAGATGGCCCTGTCCGGCCGGCCCGATTTGGTTATTGCGACTATCTGTTTGACAGGCTTTCCGATATTCTTATGTCCGAGTTGCCTTTCGCGTCGGTGATCATACCGAATTACAACGGCAGGGAACTGCTGGCGACCTGTCTGGAGGCGCTGCGGCAGCAATCATTTCCTCCGGAAGGTTTCGAAGTCATCGTTGTGGATGATGCTTCCAGCGATGATTCGGTCGAATTCCTGGCCGAGCGATTTCCGGAAGTCCAGGTGGTGGCATTGACGCAGAACAGCGGTTTCGTGTCGGCTTGCAACGCGGGCGTGGCTGAGGCCAGAGGCGATGTGCTGGTGCTGCTGAACAATGATACGGAGGTTGAGCCTGGGTGGCTGGAGGCACTGGTGGGCGCTTTGATGGCTCACCCTGAAGCAGGTTCGGCCTCCAGCAAGATGCTTCTGTTCGACCGCCGGGATGTTCTGCACACCACCGGAGACCTGATGGGCGCCGATGGGATTGCCCGCAATCGGGGTGTATGGGAGAAGGACGAGGGGCAGTACGATGAGGATATCTGGGTCTTCGGAGCCAACGGGGGCGGCGCGGCTTACCGGCGAGAGGCCTGGGAAGAAGCCGGTGGCTTCGATGAGGGGCTGTTCATGTACCTGGAGGATGTTGATCTGGCCTGGCGATTGCAACTACTGGGTTGGAAGTGTCTGTTCGTGCCCGAGGCCCGTGTTTATCACATGGTCAGCGCCACAGGCGGCGGTTCCCTGGCCAGCTACTACGTCGGCCGCAATA
Proteins encoded in this region:
- the tdh gene encoding L-threonine 3-dehydrogenase; the protein is MSKTMKAVIKPEQAPGMRLAEVPIPEIGPTDALIKVQAASICGTDLHIYKWDPWARKRIRPPLVVGHEFCGTVVATGRDVHEVKEGDFISAESHIICGHCPQCRTGNGHICQNHQIIGVDRDGCWAEYIVMPEYNLWPNPPDMPPEIACMLENFGNAVHTAFATDLTARKVLITGCGPVGLMTVAVAKAAGARAVYATDISPYRLRLARQMGATHTLNVAEVDVVEFILDDTAGEGVDVLLEMSGASSAIDQGFTVLRDGGEAALLGLTAAPIGFDINNHIIFKGATVYGITGRKLWDTWFRMSGLIDANAVDLGPLVTHRFTLEQWEDAITVMGSGASGKVVMFLNQEESSNDDSKR
- the rfbD gene encoding dTDP-4-dehydrorhamnose reductase; its protein translation is MVANMPPPQRIVVIGYRGQLGRALTAALSDRQLLALDYPEIDMTQPGIIEQVCDHRPEVVINAAAWTDVDSAEERPDACYAVNVTGVQNLALACQRSGAALLHVSTNEVFPGESGRFYREWDRPGAVSGSYSRSKEAAEAVVRNLLPGRFYITRTAWLYNNGGNNFITKIQAAADKHGALRVVADEFGSPTYAVDLAEAIVQLIDSGHYGIYHLINSGYCSRYQWAVELLGQSGRSDVPVTPISSGEWPRRTVPPPHAIILNSIGPALGITLRPWEKALAAYFEREANGTGG
- a CDS encoding glycosyltransferase family 2 protein; this translates as MSELPFASVIIPNYNGRELLATCLEALRQQSFPPEGFEVIVVDDASSDDSVEFLAERFPEVQVVALTQNSGFVSACNAGVAEARGDVLVLLNNDTEVEPGWLEALVGALMAHPEAGSASSKMLLFDRRDVLHTTGDLMGADGIARNRGVWEKDEGQYDEDIWVFGANGGGAAYRREAWEEAGGFDEGLFMYLEDVDLAWRLQLLGWKCLFVPEARVYHMVSATGGGSLASYYVGRNTIWVIARNWPAALLRKHWRAITGAQLRIAWEALGAWRGVAARARLRGQWDGLRGLARARAQRKVVQGNVGVPAARLEKLLV